The DNA segment CGGACACCCGGCCCGGCGCACCCCCGGAACCACCCCGCAAGCACGACGATCGAAGGGCCGATGCACCCCGACCGCACCGCGACCACCCGCTTCGCCACCCCCGTCGACGCCACCCTGCGCGCCGCCGGCTGGCAACCCGGACGCTGGGACATAAAGCAGGCCGAGATCTGGGCCGACGCACTGCGCGAACACACCTCACCCGCGGGCCACCGGCACACCGTCTTCCCCGCCGCCGTCGAGGCCTGGGCCGAATTCGGCGGCCTGCGCGTCAACCCGCACGGCAGCGGCCGACAGATCGCCGCCGCCACCCTCCACCTCGACCCCCTGCACGGCCTCCACCTCGCCCGCACCCTCGGCGACCTCGGCCGCGCCCTCGCCACCGAGGTCAGCCCCCTCGGCGAGGAGACCGACACCGGCACCCTCCTCGCCATCGACGCCGAAGGCCGCGTCTACGCCCTCGACCACACCGGCGACTGGTACCTCGGCCCCGACATCGACCACGCCCTGGCCGCCCTCATCACCGGCCTGCAACCCACCCGCCTCACCGGGGGCTGACGACAACCGGCCCGACCCACCACGCACCTCACCCGAACAGCCCAACCACGCGAAGCAACCCGGGCAGCCCAACCACTCAGGCAACCAGGGCAGCCCAACCCACCCGAGCCACCCACGCAG comes from the Streptomyces sp. NBC_00820 genome and includes:
- a CDS encoding SUKH-3 domain-containing protein; this translates as MHPDRTATTRFATPVDATLRAAGWQPGRWDIKQAEIWADALREHTSPAGHRHTVFPAAVEAWAEFGGLRVNPHGSGRQIAAATLHLDPLHGLHLARTLGDLGRALATEVSPLGEETDTGTLLAIDAEGRVYALDHTGDWYLGPDIDHALAALITGLQPTRLTGG